A segment of the Thermoplasmata archaeon genome:
TCGCGGATAGTATATCGAGATAAAGGGTACTATGGAGTAGAGCCAAGAGGCATAGATGGGACAATGGATAAAAAAGTAAAGGGAGAAGACAAATTGCCAATAGCATCGATACGGAGAAATCTAAGAATTTCGAAAAAACGGTCGATAGTAGAAAGGCCCTATGCAGTGATAAAGAGCATATTTCATGGAGGTCATGTATTGGTAACAACGGTGATCAGGGTTCGAGTAAAGGCAATGTTTATGTGTTTAGCACATAATCTATCCATAGTTTTATCATTGCAAAAACGGGGGTTGATAGCGTAAGCTATAAAAAAATCAATGAAAAAACGTGAAAAATAATAAAAATAAATGAAAAATGATCTAGGAAACTGCCTATTTTTGCAATTTTGAATGTTTTTTTATGATGTAAGTTAGAAATCGAGACATAATCATAAAATTTATTATAGTTATTAGATATCGTCAAAGGTGAATGTTAAGATGGTTAAGAGAAATCATAACAAGATCTCAATTTATCCAGGAAGATTTCAACCGTTTCATCTTGGGCACTTGAAAGCAATAAATTACATTTTAAAAGAGGAAAAAGAGCTAATAATAGTCATAGAAAATGCTACAGAATCTTTTACACTTTCAAATCCATTCACTGCTGGTGAAAGAATAGAGATGATTAGGAACACACTGAAAGTTGAGAATATAGATCTCACTAGAATCCTCTTAATTCCCGTATCAAATATTGAGAACAATGCACAATGGGTTAATTATCTAAAAACCATGCTGCCAGACTTTGATATCTGCTACTCTAATAACAATCTTGTAAAAGTTTTAATGCAGGAAGCAGGAGTAACGGTAAAAGAGATCCCATTTTTAAATAGGGATATATATCAAGGTAATCTTATAAGAGCAAGAATCATAGCTAATGAGCCTTGGAAAGAGCTGGTGCCAGAGCAAGTATACAACATCATTATGAATAAAGGTTTGGACAAAAGAATTAGAAGGATAAGTGAGGAATAGTATGATCTATTCATTTTTAGGCAAAGGAGGTGTTGGAAAATCTACAATTTCAACAGCATTTGCACTTGAGAAATCAGATCAGCGAAAAGAGAAGATTGCATTGATCACGTTTGACTTTATGCCTTCATTACATCATATTTTAAAAGATGGTCACGAAAATGTAGACATTTATGAATACTCTGAAGCTACAGTTGCAAATAACTGGATTGAAGAGTATGGAGAGGAAGTGTATGATCTTATTTCCAGTTTTTTTGATCTGGACAGATCTATAATTGATCATATTGCACGTGCTCCCGGTATAGCAGAAGAGTTTATGCTTTCAGAAATATTGGCAATGAAATCAAAGTATCGTACTATTGTATGGGATACAGCAGCTGCATCTTCAACCATGCATTTATTATTGGCTGAAAAAGAGTTTTATGATCATATAAGCAGGGACATTAAGTTTTATGTCAGTATAAAAAATATGTTGAATAAGATAAATAGGCATGGTAAAGATCCAATAACCATATTAAACAAATGGCAATTGCTCGCTAAAAACGTTTGGGAAATACTCGAAAAAGAGACGGTATTTTTTGTTATTGAAAATCAGGATGAGCTTTCTAAAATACAGGCAATGGAAATAGAAGAAGACCTTAAGAACATGGGATTGAGCATAAAAGCTCATATATTAAACAGATGCATTTCATGTGAGGGTACAATATCTATACCCGAGCTCAAAGGATCTGCATTAGAAACAGTTCAGAAGATTCGGTTTTATATTAAAGATAGCATGAAAGTTTACATTTAAAAAAGTTTCTGGAGGAAATATTAATGGCAGATCGCAATATGGTTGAAATACTAGTTACTGGCGATGAGATACTGAATGGTGATGTAGCAGATACAAATTCTACTTACCTGATTCGCGGCGTTACTAATCTTGGAGGCTATGTAACGCGTGTAGTTACGGTGCGGGATGATATCGAAACAATTGAAACAGAGTTAAACAGGAGCATAGCAAATCATCCAAAAGTCATAATAACTGTTGGAGGATTAGGACCTACACCCGATGACCTAACTTTAAAAAGCATCGCTTATACATTAAAAAGAGATATGGAGATTAATGAAAAAGCTTTGAAATTCATAAAAGATAGATATGAGAAACTCGCGAAAAATAAGATACTTGAAGATGGGACATTAACAGCACCCAGAATTAAGATGGCCACATTGCCAAAAGGATCTATTGCACTTGAAAATCCAGTCGGCAGCGCGCCGCCCGTTTTAACGAGAGTCAATGATATTATTATAATATCTTTGCCCGGAGTACCGGCAGAGTTAAAATCTATATTTGAGAAAGTTTTAAAACCGATCTTAGTCCATGAATTTGGAGATCGCATATTTTTTGAGAAAGTATTGGTTTTAAGCTCTAGGGACGAGTCTAAAATTTCAAGTGTATTGAAAGAGATCTCAGATAATTATAAAGACTTGTATTTCAAATCAAGGTCACAGATATTCGGATCTGATAATAAACTGACAATTACAGTGGCGATGAGGGGTGATACTATGGAAGAAATAGATAAAAAAATAAAGAGTGTAGTTGAAGATCTAACAGCAAAATTGTTGAAAGTAGGAGTAAATATAGAAAATAGTGAGCTACATCTCAGCTAAAGATCTGAAAATTACTGTTTTTCTCAAACATCTGCAACATTTAAATAAAAAATTAGAGTTTTCCAATATCTTTTACAATATTTATATCCAGTGCCTTATCTCCAATTTTCCAGTTTGCAGGAATCGCGCACATATGTCCTTCCTCAGAAGGTGTATCATGCAAATATTTCAGGCCCATAAAAGCAGTGTAAATGTGTGTTGCATCTTTGCCAAGTCCGTCATTGAATAGAGAGATATACTGTACTTTTCCTTCAGGATCTATTATAACAACGCCTCTTCTTGCAGATCCTGCGCTTAAATTTAAAAATCCATAATCTGTAGATATTTTTTTGTTAAAATCCTCCAGCATCGGTATTTTGCTATTTTTTACTCTTGGAGAAGTGCCCACCCATCCTTTATGAGAAAACACGCTGTCAGTACTAACTGCGAAAATTTCGGCGTTGTTGCTTTTAAAATCATCATAAATCTGCATAAAAGCTTCAATGTCTGTAGCGCATACAAACGTAAAATCACCAGGGTAGAACGTCAATATTACCCACTTTCCGCGAAAATCAGAAAGCTTCACATTTTCGATCTTATCAGTGCTCGGAAAATATGCTTTTGTGGTAAACTCTGGAGCGATCTCTCCAATATCTATTAAACTATTCATTTTACATCACCAGTTTAACAAAATTAATGGCACCTATAAAAATATTTTGTTATTTTTTCAGCTATAATATCGATAATAATTAAATACCACTAAAAGATATGGTTTAGAGAGTATGAGTTATTCAGAAACCGCCGAATTTGAATTTGAGGAACCGGACGCAGAGATAATATATCAATCTCTGATAGTGGAGAGTTTAAGAGAAATTCCAAGAACTAAAATTGAGCTTTCGACGAAAGACAAAATACTGAAGCTGATAATATATGCAGAAGATCTAAATGCTCTAAGATCAGCGATAAACTCATATTTAAGATGGATAAATTTATCAATAAATATACTGGAGTTGAAAAAAAATGGTAGA
Coding sequences within it:
- a CDS encoding ArsA-related P-loop ATPase, whose product is MIYSFLGKGGVGKSTISTAFALEKSDQRKEKIALITFDFMPSLHHILKDGHENVDIYEYSEATVANNWIEEYGEEVYDLISSFFDLDRSIIDHIARAPGIAEEFMLSEILAMKSKYRTIVWDTAAASSTMHLLLAEKEFYDHISRDIKFYVSIKNMLNKINRHGKDPITILNKWQLLAKNVWEILEKETVFFVIENQDELSKIQAMEIEEDLKNMGLSIKAHILNRCISCEGTISIPELKGSALETVQKIRFYIKDSMKVYI
- a CDS encoding transposase yields the protein SRIVYRDKGYYGVEPRGIDGTMDKKVKGEDKLPIASIRRNLRISKKRSIVERPYAVIKSIFHGGHVLVTTVIRVRVKAMFMCLAHNLSIVLSLQKRGLIA
- a CDS encoding KEOPS complex subunit Pcc1, with amino-acid sequence MSYSETAEFEFEEPDAEIIYQSLIVESLREIPRTKIELSTKDKILKLIIYAEDLNALRSAINSYLRWINLSINILELKKNGRT
- a CDS encoding molybdopterin-binding protein; amino-acid sequence: MADRNMVEILVTGDEILNGDVADTNSTYLIRGVTNLGGYVTRVVTVRDDIETIETELNRSIANHPKVIITVGGLGPTPDDLTLKSIAYTLKRDMEINEKALKFIKDRYEKLAKNKILEDGTLTAPRIKMATLPKGSIALENPVGSAPPVLTRVNDIIIISLPGVPAELKSIFEKVLKPILVHEFGDRIFFEKVLVLSSRDESKISSVLKEISDNYKDLYFKSRSQIFGSDNKLTITVAMRGDTMEEIDKKIKSVVEDLTAKLLKVGVNIENSELHLS
- a CDS encoding peroxiredoxin — protein: MNSLIDIGEIAPEFTTKAYFPSTDKIENVKLSDFRGKWVILTFYPGDFTFVCATDIEAFMQIYDDFKSNNAEIFAVSTDSVFSHKGWVGTSPRVKNSKIPMLEDFNKKISTDYGFLNLSAGSARRGVVIIDPEGKVQYISLFNDGLGKDATHIYTAFMGLKYLHDTPSEEGHMCAIPANWKIGDKALDINIVKDIGKL
- a CDS encoding nicotinamide-nucleotide adenylyltransferase, which translates into the protein MVKRNHNKISIYPGRFQPFHLGHLKAINYILKEEKELIIVIENATESFTLSNPFTAGERIEMIRNTLKVENIDLTRILLIPVSNIENNAQWVNYLKTMLPDFDICYSNNNLVKVLMQEAGVTVKEIPFLNRDIYQGNLIRARIIANEPWKELVPEQVYNIIMNKGLDKRIRRISEE